The Salvia miltiorrhiza cultivar Shanhuang (shh) chromosome 1, IMPLAD_Smil_shh, whole genome shotgun sequence genome has a window encoding:
- the LOC130992053 gene encoding uncharacterized protein LOC130992053, with amino-acid sequence MASVVPKSMAVKSNYYNTRGYFHFKEEDGSVGLGEESVFSTLAKVEVEPAKSNANYVHLRFSHFNRYWQRKSDGSWFIAAESNQPEEDTTNPSCTLFEPIKVPDDDPAGAGFFYLIHVQSGGRLLIDNDTFVFYVEFNPKSYQGYLKAADMDALVKLPPLVAFKGLTGFVKGFRVDVRNFLQVSSYDRNEAFSRHQVRLMPDGHVRLLCEGWGLWWRLGADDWIMGDATDENAAGTLFWPLKIDGATIALQNQSNGNFCRRLVVPGSVFTDSLSASESAPSRQAGLQVEELVAERKISNVKFLMEYARVFDLEPYTAWKSEIPNDTDQDANMAVVITYEDSRSYSFGRSYTFPAGVPTTIEADLPFVGLGAAIAPSDYRISAPLQWNAANTMTSTVQATGFIPVPARHKAEVQYLGTRATCSIPFTYTQSDKSSAPSGATSETLQIDGIYTAVSCFQFNFNIINFKDL; translated from the coding sequence ATGGCATCCGTGGTTCCAAAGTCGATGGCGGTGAAGTCAAATTATTACAACACGAGAGGATATTTCCACTTCAAGGAGGAGGATGGGTCGGTAGGTCTGGGGGAGGAGAGCGTGTTCAGCACGCTCGCCAAGGTGGAAGTGGAGCCCGCCAAAAGCAACGCCAACTACGTCCACCTGCGATTTTCCCATTTCAACAGATACTGGCAACGGAAATCCGACGGCAGCTGGTTCATCGCCGCCGAATCCAACCAGCCCGAAGAAGACACCACCAACCCCTCGTGCACGCTCTTCGAGCCCATCAAGGTGCCCGACGACGATCCCGCCGGCGCCGGTTTCTTCTACTTGATCCACGTCCAGAGCGGAGGCCGCCTGCTCATAGACAACGACACCTTCGTCTTCTACGTCGAATTCAATCCCAAAAGTTACCAAGGCTATCTAAAAGCTGCGGATATGGATGCGCTGGTTAAGCTCCCTCCACTCGTCGCATTCAAAGGACTCACCGGCTTCGTCAAAGGCTTCAGAGTCGACGTCCGCAACTTCCTGCAGGTCTCATCCTACGATCGCAACGAAGCCTTCTCGCGCCACCAGGTGAGGCTGATGCCCGACGGACATGTCCGATTGCTCTGCGAAGGTTGGGGCCTGTGGTGGCGCCTCGGGGCCGACGACTGGATCATGGGCGATGCCACCGACGAGAACGCGGCCGGGACTCTCTTCTGGCCGCTCAAAATCGACGGCGCCACCATCGCTCTTCAAAACCAAAGCAACGGCAATTTTTGCCGCCGTCTCGTCGTCCCCGGCAGCGTCTTCACCGATAGCCTGAGCGCGTCGGAATCCGCTCCTTCGAGGCAGGCGGGACTGCAGGTGGAGGAGCTGGTGGCGGAGAGGAAGATATCCAACGTGAAATTTCTGATGGAATACGCTCGCGTATTCGACTTGGAGCCTTACACGGCGTGGAAGTCCGAGATTCCTAACGACACCGACCAGGATGCTAACATGGCGGTGGTGATCACGTATGAGGACTCGAGAAGTTACAGTTTTGGGCGGAGCTACACATTTCCGGCGGGGGTGCCCACCACCATCGAAGCCGACCTGCCATTCGTTGGCCTAGGAGCTGCTATTGCGCCATCTGATTATCGGATAAGTGCGCCGCTGCAGTGGAACGCCGCCAACACGATGACGAGCACCGTTCAGGCTACGGGTTTTATTCCGGTGCCGGCGAGGCATAAGGCTGAGGTTCAATATTTGGGAACGAGAGCCACCTGCAGTATTCCCTTCACCTACACTCAGTCTGACAAGAGCTCCGCCCCCAGCGGCGCAACCTCTGAAACTCTTCAGATTGATGGTATTTACACTGCCGTCAGTTGTTTCCAATTCAACTTTAACATCATAAATTTTAAGGACCTTTAA